From Lacerta agilis isolate rLacAgi1 chromosome Z, rLacAgi1.pri, whole genome shotgun sequence, the proteins below share one genomic window:
- the BCORL1 gene encoding BCL-6 corepressor-like protein 1 isoform X1: MISAAPLYSGVHNWTGTERIRMCGLSEERRAPLSDEESNTSNSQHLGSPDFCTGSSFSKVELTAVSSSGGSAQGFEAEGIVEEELGPTLKEQPCEPDCAEKALKGGNANPGKVREGGLTRPESSGSPDCARPSAKEAAEVSPACPKALESEHPGKEKSTPAAGTTLTAAATPAAATATNSCSTLTSAPATFTLKSVCFSTSQAPAMQKMALSFPPGAVLAPSQPLVYLPPLPSPLGVPSALALPVIPTFPQDPCLPSLLAPSELRSYPYAFSVARPLAADPKVAPVETSQLNCPAPSGESSTPAVTGPSSVVDGSDLSPSTPALAAAGASPVPLSVAASVLARSPTVPEQLPSGVLASISPLKSPPQLEREMVSPECSEMPLDLSAKSNRQKLPPPSQRKTPPMPVLTPVHTSGKALLTTVFSKPQRVAQAIGGPGTASPFVIFPEFLRNGEQGSWVKSSTALISTIPGTYVGVANPVPASVLLGKDSSIGLGRDSRHLAKQELISIVDQGEPRSGGLPPGKKSGGEGSPDPAKQLLRGRGVPGAQLHPSKELAIWSPSQGSVYPRCSVNGKPASPQLLPVGWSPYHQGPLLSIGISAAGQLCPNQVAPCKPAGTGELATFPGVQLIESSAVVQKPPEAPSQGKGCKAALPNTASPLCISPALQTSLPDARGSEGLIPKYDSDRLEADSAAQATLQPKAPPEGCSRKRPGDSKPKNQVLTAYLSHSLSLARQPSVRTTSEAPLPGSKRKDRKCSNASRNQPAAEVPLRSMHQVDLSRVKKERVEPEVLITAATCLHAGAASRSPPKAKLKGVAHIKVEEGFPCKSKRQHDEPDRLTHKKQKCRGSEESQAPCKSDNQNLHTRKWRKYHSSHEVSKQESRSGSTKEHGSPRAKRKRRKASPGHHGHSCEEVFVEKKSKNSFRDFIPVVLSSRTRSQSGSMGGSSVNMLEEECGQEILPPVDEEEENVEGEDELALRHRRLRKSHRLSPHSGCKDRERSRSEKSSFHSRKSQGMPWQVDATEQLWSRKEAEEESSHIKRKKRRRQKSWKYQTGDYLIEREKEEHTSCCHKRRKMKADFRYRKHKDAVLSKGSDLCLRSRLSPTLQGRLDFHNGFLLDHPDSAPIQDVLEKPSGKRKCKTKHLSGSCEEGKAKARLSQSKTRSPKKAREPCLLNKSRQHKSERAPESPAAPPVPPEARRLIVNKNAGETLLQRAARLGYKDVVMYCLQKENNDVNHRDNAGYTALHEACARGWVDILQLLLEHGANVNCSAQDGTRPVHDAAANDNLEIMWLLLSYGADPTLATYSGQTALKLASSENMKNFLNDYLLDLQGRAEGDPHTAWDFYSSTILEGKDKISCDLLLNPPGSSDQEEDEQDSDHLMFEFSDKPLLPCYNLEVSVSRGPCNWFLFSDVLKQLKLSSRIFQARFPHFEVTTLPKVEFQRQVSLSQVLAPEEIQEHMAPPLALCAAETVELVRHEPELAQLLGSEVMLEAWSS; this comes from the exons ATGATCTCTGCAGCGCCTCTCTACAGCGGGGTGCACAACTGGACTGGCACTGAGCGGATTCGCATGTGTGGCCTCAGCGAAGAGAG GAGAGCCCCACTTTCTGATGAAGAATCCAACACCAGCAACTCCCAGCATCTGGGCTCCCCTGACTTCtgcactggcagcagcttttccaAG GTGGAGCTCACGGCAGTCTCGAGTAGCGGCGGCAGTGCCCAAGGGTTTGAGGCAGAGGGCATCGTGGAGGAGGAACTCGGACCTACGCTTAAGGAGCAGCCCTGCGAGCCAGACTGTGCTGAGAAGGCCTTGAAGGGCGGCAATGCCAACCCAGGCAAAGTTAGGGAGGGCGGACTCACAAGGCCAGAGAGCAGCGGCAGCCCGGACTGTGCACGGCCGTCTGCTAAGGAGGCGGCAGAGGTCTCCCCCGCTTGCCCAAAGGCTCTGGAGAGCGAGCATCCAGGGAAGGAGAAAAGCACCCCAGCTGCTGGCACAACCCTGACAGCTGCTGCCACGCCTGCTGCTGCCACGGCCACCAACAGCTGCAGCACTTTGACCTCTGCCCCAGCCACCTTCACCTTGAAAAGCGTCTGTTTCTCCACTTCTCAGGCCCCTGCTATGCAAAAAATGGCCCTCTCCTTCCCACCTGGTGCAGTCCTCGCCCCCAGCCAGCCCCTAGTTTACCTCCCACCTCTTCCAAGCCCGCTCGGGGTCCCGTCTGCCCTTGCCCTGCCTGTCATACCCACCTTCCCACAAGACCCCTGCCTGCCTAGCCTTCTCGCCCCCTCTGAGCTGCGCTCTTACCCGTATGCCTTCTCCGTGGCCAGGCCTTTGGCCGCAGATCCCAAAGTGGCACCTGTGGAGACAAGCCAGCTGAACTGCCCTGCCCCGTCAGGGGAAAGCAGCACCCCTGCGGTCACTGGACCCTCCTCTGTTGTCGATGGCTCGGACCTCTCGCCTAGCACGCCTGCCTTGGCAGCGGCAGGTGCCAGCCCTGTCCCACTGTCGGTCGCCGCCAGTGTGCTCGCCAGGTCCCCGACAGTCCCGGAACAGCTTCCCTCAGGCGTCCTGGCCTCCATCTCCCCACTGAAATCCCCCCCACAGCTGGAGCGTGAGATGGTCTCCCCGGAATGCAGCGAGATGCCCCTCGACCTTTCTGCCAAGTCAAACCGCCAGAAGCTGCCTCCTCCGAGCCAGCGCAAGACGCCCCCGATGCCTGTGTTGACCCCAGTGCACACCAGCGGCAAAGCACTGCTCACCACGGTCTTCTCCAAGCCTCAGCGGGTGGCTCAGGCCATTGGCGGCCCAGGCACTGCTTCACCCTTCGTCATCTTCCCGGAGTTCCTCCGCAATGGAGAGCAGGGCTCCTGGGTGAAGAGCTCGACTGCCCTCATCAGCACCATCCCAGGCACCTACGTTGGGGTGGCCAACCCAGTCCCAGCTTCTGTGCTGCTGGGCAAGGATTCCAGCATCGGCCTTGGCAGGGACTCCCGCCATCTCGCCAAGCAGGAGCTCATTTCCATTGTTGACCAGGGAGAGCCTCGCAGTGGTGGGCTGCCTCCCGGGAAGAAGAGTGGTGGAGAGGGGTCGCCCGACCCCGCAAAGCAGCTCCTTCGTGGCCGGGGTGTGCCAGGGGCCCAGTTGCACCCCTCAAAGGAGCTGGCCATTTGGAGCCCCAGCCAGGGAAGCGTTTACCCTCGGTGCTCAGTCAATGGGAAGCCTGCCAGCCCCCAGCTGCTGCCTGTGGGGTGGTCGCCTTATCATCAGGGCCCTCTGCTTTCCATCGGCATCTCGGCAGCCGGGCAGCTGTGCCCAAATCAAGTTGCCCCCTGCAAGCCGGCTGGCACAGGTGAGCTGGCCACGTTCCCTGGTGTGCAGCTGATAGAGTCCTCCGCTGTGGTCCAGAAGCCCCCCGAAGCTCCCTCTCAGGGCAAGGGTTGTAAGGCAGCCTTGCCGAACACAGCCAGCCCTTTGTGCATCTCACCAGCTCTTCAGACCAGCCTCCCAGACGCAAGGGGCTCCGAGGGTCTCATCCCAAAATACGACTCTGACAGACTCGAGGCTGACTCGGCAGCACAGGCCACCCTGCAGCCCAAAGCTCCCCCGGAGGGCTGTAGCCGCAAGCGCCCTGGGGATTCCAAGCCTAAAAACCAGGTCTTGACTGCCTACCTATCTCACAGCCTTTCCTTAGCTAGGCAGCCAAGTGTGCGGACAACCTCTGAGGCTCCTCTCCCAGGGAGCAAGCGCAAGGACCGGAAGTGCAGCAACGCATCTCGGAATCAGCCGGCGGCAGAAGTCCCTCTCCGCAGCATGCACCAGGTTGATCTCAGCCGTGTGAAGAAGGAACGGGTGGAGCCAGAGGTGCTGATCACCGCCGCCACTTGTCTGCATGCTGGGGCTGCCTCGAGAAGCCCTCCGAAAGCCAAGCTCAAGGGGGTGGCCCACATCAAAGTGGAGGAGGGCTTCCCCTGCAAGTCCAAGCGGCAGCATGACGAGCCAGACCGCCTGACCCACAAGAAGCAGAAGTGCAGGGGCAGTGAGGAATCTCAGGCCCCCTGCAAATCGGACAACCAGAACCTGCACACCCGTAAG TGGCGGAAGTATCACAGCTCCCACGAGGTCAGCAAGCAGGAGAGCCGGTCGGGCTCCACGAAGGAGCATGGCAGCCCCCGTGCCAAGCGCAAGCGCCGGAAGGCATCTCCAGGGCATCATGGGCACAGCTGCGAAGAAG TTTTTGTTGAGAAGAAATCAAAGAACAGTTTCCGGGACTTCATTCCTGTGGTGCTGAGCAGCCGGACACGCAGCCAGTCAG GAAGCATGGGAGGCTCTTCTGTTAACATGTTGGAGGAGGAGTGTGGCCAGGAGATTCTACCACCGGTGGATGAGGAAGAAGAGAATGTCGAGGGGGAAGATGAGCTCGCCTTGAGGCATCGCAGGCTGAGAAAATCCCACCGCCTCTCCCCCCACTCTGGCTGCAAAGACAGAGAGCGGTCGCGGTCAGAGAAGAGCAGTTTCCACTCACGCAAGAGTCAGGGGATGCCGTGGCAAGTGGACGCCACTGAGCAGCTGTGGAGCCGCAAGGAGGCGGAGGAAGAGAGCAGCCACatcaagaggaagaaaaggaggaggcagaaaAGCTGGAAGTACCAGACTGGAGACTACTTGatagagagggagaaagaggagcaCACGAGCTGTTGCCACAAGCGGCGGAAAATGAAAGCAG ACTTCAGGTACCGAAAGCACAAGGATGCTGTGCTGAGCAAAGGCTCGGACCTGTGCTTGCGGAGTAGGCTTTCTCCAACCCTCCAAGGACGCCTGGACTTCCACAACGGATTCCTCTTGGATCACCCTGACTCTGCTCCCATCCAGGATGTGCTGGAGAAACCTTCCGGGAAACGCAAATGCAAAACCAAACACCTCTCAGGCAGCTGCGAAGAGGGGAAG gccaaggCACGCCTGAGCCAGTCCAAGACACGCTCTCCAAAGAAAGCTCGGGAACCCTGCTTGTTGAACAAGTCCCGGCAGCACAAATCAGAAAGAGCCCCCGAGTCCCCTGCAGCCCCGCCAGTGCCCCCTGAAGCTCGCCGACTGATAGTGAACAAGAATGCCGGGGAGACACTGCTGCAGAGAGCAGCCCGGCTTGGCTACAAG GATGTGGTGATGTACTGCCTGCAGAAGGAAAACAACGATGTCAACCACAGGGACAACGCAGGCTACACAGCCCTGCACGAGGCCTGCGCTCGCGGCTGGGTGGACATCCTACAGCTCTTGCTGGAGCATGGTGCAAACGTGAACTGCAGTGCGCAGGATGGCACCAG GCCTGTCCATGACGCTGCAGCAAATGACAACCTGGAGATCATGTGGCTCCTGCTTTCTTACGGTGCTGACCCAACCCTGGCTACATATTCGGGGCAGACTGCCCTGAAGCTGGCCAGCAGcgaaaacatgaaaaacttccttaATG ATTACCTCTTGGATCTGCAGGGTCGAGCTGAAGGAGACCCCCATACAGCCTGGGATTTTTACAGCAGCACTATATTAG AGGGGAAAGATAAAATCAGCTGTGACCTTCTGCTCAACCCTCCTGGGAGCTCTGATCAGGAGGAAGATGAGCAGGACTCGGACCACCTAATGTTTGAGTTCTCCGACAAGCCGCTGCTCCCCTGCTACAACCTGGAAGTGTCTGTCTCCAGGGG GCCCTGCAACTGGTTCCTCTTCTCGGACGTGCTGAAGCAGCTGAAGCTCTCATCCCGCATCTTCCAGGCCCGCTTCCCACACTTCGAGGTGACCACCCTGCCCAAGGTGGAGTTCCAGCGCCAGGTGTCATTGAGCCAGGTGCTGGCCCCAGAAGAAATCCAGGAGCACATGGCGCCCCCCTTGGCTCTGTGCGCTGCAGAGACGGTGGAGCTGGTGCGCCACGAGCCGGAGTTGGCTCAGCTGCTGGGCTCAGAGGTGATGTTGGAGGCCTGGAGCAGCTGA
- the BCORL1 gene encoding BCL-6 corepressor-like protein 1 isoform X2 has product MISAAPLYSGVHNWTGTERIRMCGLSEERRAPLSDEESNTSNSQHLGSPDFCTGSSFSKVELTAVSSSGGSAQGFEAEGIVEEELGPTLKEQPCEPDCAEKALKGGNANPGKVREGGLTRPESSGSPDCARPSAKEAAEVSPACPKALESEHPGKEKSTPAAGTTLTAAATPAAATATNSCSTLTSAPATFTLKSVCFSTSQAPAMQKMALSFPPGAVLAPSQPLVYLPPLPSPLGVPSALALPVIPTFPQDPCLPSLLAPSELRSYPYAFSVARPLAADPKVAPVETSQLNCPAPSGESSTPAVTGPSSVVDGSDLSPSTPALAAAGASPVPLSVAASVLARSPTVPEQLPSGVLASISPLKSPPQLEREMVSPECSEMPLDLSAKSNRQKLPPPSQRKTPPMPVLTPVHTSGKALLTTVFSKPQRVAQAIGGPGTASPFVIFPEFLRNGEQGSWVKSSTALISTIPGTYVGVANPVPASVLLGKDSSIGLGRDSRHLAKQELISIVDQGEPRSGGLPPGKKSGGEGSPDPAKQLLRGRGVPGAQLHPSKELAIWSPSQGSVYPRCSVNGKPASPQLLPVGWSPYHQGPLLSIGISAAGQLCPNQVAPCKPAGTGELATFPGVQLIESSAVVQKPPEAPSQGKGCKAALPNTASPLCISPALQTSLPDARGSEGLIPKYDSDRLEADSAAQATLQPKAPPEGCSRKRPGDSKPKNQVLTAYLSHSLSLARQPSVRTTSEAPLPGSKRKDRKCSNASRNQPAAEVPLRSMHQVDLSRVKKERVEPEVLITAATCLHAGAASRSPPKAKLKGVAHIKVEEGFPCKSKRQHDEPDRLTHKKQKCRGSEESQAPCKSDNQNLHTRKWRKYHSSHEVSKQESRSGSTKEHGSPRAKRKRRKASPGHHGHSCEEVFVEKKSKNSFRDFIPVVLSSRTRSQSDFRYRKHKDAVLSKGSDLCLRSRLSPTLQGRLDFHNGFLLDHPDSAPIQDVLEKPSGKRKCKTKHLSGSCEEGKAKARLSQSKTRSPKKAREPCLLNKSRQHKSERAPESPAAPPVPPEARRLIVNKNAGETLLQRAARLGYKDVVMYCLQKENNDVNHRDNAGYTALHEACARGWVDILQLLLEHGANVNCSAQDGTRPVHDAAANDNLEIMWLLLSYGADPTLATYSGQTALKLASSENMKNFLNDYLLDLQGRAEGDPHTAWDFYSSTILEGKDKISCDLLLNPPGSSDQEEDEQDSDHLMFEFSDKPLLPCYNLEVSVSRGPCNWFLFSDVLKQLKLSSRIFQARFPHFEVTTLPKVEFQRQVSLSQVLAPEEIQEHMAPPLALCAAETVELVRHEPELAQLLGSEVMLEAWSS; this is encoded by the exons ATGATCTCTGCAGCGCCTCTCTACAGCGGGGTGCACAACTGGACTGGCACTGAGCGGATTCGCATGTGTGGCCTCAGCGAAGAGAG GAGAGCCCCACTTTCTGATGAAGAATCCAACACCAGCAACTCCCAGCATCTGGGCTCCCCTGACTTCtgcactggcagcagcttttccaAG GTGGAGCTCACGGCAGTCTCGAGTAGCGGCGGCAGTGCCCAAGGGTTTGAGGCAGAGGGCATCGTGGAGGAGGAACTCGGACCTACGCTTAAGGAGCAGCCCTGCGAGCCAGACTGTGCTGAGAAGGCCTTGAAGGGCGGCAATGCCAACCCAGGCAAAGTTAGGGAGGGCGGACTCACAAGGCCAGAGAGCAGCGGCAGCCCGGACTGTGCACGGCCGTCTGCTAAGGAGGCGGCAGAGGTCTCCCCCGCTTGCCCAAAGGCTCTGGAGAGCGAGCATCCAGGGAAGGAGAAAAGCACCCCAGCTGCTGGCACAACCCTGACAGCTGCTGCCACGCCTGCTGCTGCCACGGCCACCAACAGCTGCAGCACTTTGACCTCTGCCCCAGCCACCTTCACCTTGAAAAGCGTCTGTTTCTCCACTTCTCAGGCCCCTGCTATGCAAAAAATGGCCCTCTCCTTCCCACCTGGTGCAGTCCTCGCCCCCAGCCAGCCCCTAGTTTACCTCCCACCTCTTCCAAGCCCGCTCGGGGTCCCGTCTGCCCTTGCCCTGCCTGTCATACCCACCTTCCCACAAGACCCCTGCCTGCCTAGCCTTCTCGCCCCCTCTGAGCTGCGCTCTTACCCGTATGCCTTCTCCGTGGCCAGGCCTTTGGCCGCAGATCCCAAAGTGGCACCTGTGGAGACAAGCCAGCTGAACTGCCCTGCCCCGTCAGGGGAAAGCAGCACCCCTGCGGTCACTGGACCCTCCTCTGTTGTCGATGGCTCGGACCTCTCGCCTAGCACGCCTGCCTTGGCAGCGGCAGGTGCCAGCCCTGTCCCACTGTCGGTCGCCGCCAGTGTGCTCGCCAGGTCCCCGACAGTCCCGGAACAGCTTCCCTCAGGCGTCCTGGCCTCCATCTCCCCACTGAAATCCCCCCCACAGCTGGAGCGTGAGATGGTCTCCCCGGAATGCAGCGAGATGCCCCTCGACCTTTCTGCCAAGTCAAACCGCCAGAAGCTGCCTCCTCCGAGCCAGCGCAAGACGCCCCCGATGCCTGTGTTGACCCCAGTGCACACCAGCGGCAAAGCACTGCTCACCACGGTCTTCTCCAAGCCTCAGCGGGTGGCTCAGGCCATTGGCGGCCCAGGCACTGCTTCACCCTTCGTCATCTTCCCGGAGTTCCTCCGCAATGGAGAGCAGGGCTCCTGGGTGAAGAGCTCGACTGCCCTCATCAGCACCATCCCAGGCACCTACGTTGGGGTGGCCAACCCAGTCCCAGCTTCTGTGCTGCTGGGCAAGGATTCCAGCATCGGCCTTGGCAGGGACTCCCGCCATCTCGCCAAGCAGGAGCTCATTTCCATTGTTGACCAGGGAGAGCCTCGCAGTGGTGGGCTGCCTCCCGGGAAGAAGAGTGGTGGAGAGGGGTCGCCCGACCCCGCAAAGCAGCTCCTTCGTGGCCGGGGTGTGCCAGGGGCCCAGTTGCACCCCTCAAAGGAGCTGGCCATTTGGAGCCCCAGCCAGGGAAGCGTTTACCCTCGGTGCTCAGTCAATGGGAAGCCTGCCAGCCCCCAGCTGCTGCCTGTGGGGTGGTCGCCTTATCATCAGGGCCCTCTGCTTTCCATCGGCATCTCGGCAGCCGGGCAGCTGTGCCCAAATCAAGTTGCCCCCTGCAAGCCGGCTGGCACAGGTGAGCTGGCCACGTTCCCTGGTGTGCAGCTGATAGAGTCCTCCGCTGTGGTCCAGAAGCCCCCCGAAGCTCCCTCTCAGGGCAAGGGTTGTAAGGCAGCCTTGCCGAACACAGCCAGCCCTTTGTGCATCTCACCAGCTCTTCAGACCAGCCTCCCAGACGCAAGGGGCTCCGAGGGTCTCATCCCAAAATACGACTCTGACAGACTCGAGGCTGACTCGGCAGCACAGGCCACCCTGCAGCCCAAAGCTCCCCCGGAGGGCTGTAGCCGCAAGCGCCCTGGGGATTCCAAGCCTAAAAACCAGGTCTTGACTGCCTACCTATCTCACAGCCTTTCCTTAGCTAGGCAGCCAAGTGTGCGGACAACCTCTGAGGCTCCTCTCCCAGGGAGCAAGCGCAAGGACCGGAAGTGCAGCAACGCATCTCGGAATCAGCCGGCGGCAGAAGTCCCTCTCCGCAGCATGCACCAGGTTGATCTCAGCCGTGTGAAGAAGGAACGGGTGGAGCCAGAGGTGCTGATCACCGCCGCCACTTGTCTGCATGCTGGGGCTGCCTCGAGAAGCCCTCCGAAAGCCAAGCTCAAGGGGGTGGCCCACATCAAAGTGGAGGAGGGCTTCCCCTGCAAGTCCAAGCGGCAGCATGACGAGCCAGACCGCCTGACCCACAAGAAGCAGAAGTGCAGGGGCAGTGAGGAATCTCAGGCCCCCTGCAAATCGGACAACCAGAACCTGCACACCCGTAAG TGGCGGAAGTATCACAGCTCCCACGAGGTCAGCAAGCAGGAGAGCCGGTCGGGCTCCACGAAGGAGCATGGCAGCCCCCGTGCCAAGCGCAAGCGCCGGAAGGCATCTCCAGGGCATCATGGGCACAGCTGCGAAGAAG TTTTTGTTGAGAAGAAATCAAAGAACAGTTTCCGGGACTTCATTCCTGTGGTGCTGAGCAGCCGGACACGCAGCCAGTCAG ACTTCAGGTACCGAAAGCACAAGGATGCTGTGCTGAGCAAAGGCTCGGACCTGTGCTTGCGGAGTAGGCTTTCTCCAACCCTCCAAGGACGCCTGGACTTCCACAACGGATTCCTCTTGGATCACCCTGACTCTGCTCCCATCCAGGATGTGCTGGAGAAACCTTCCGGGAAACGCAAATGCAAAACCAAACACCTCTCAGGCAGCTGCGAAGAGGGGAAG gccaaggCACGCCTGAGCCAGTCCAAGACACGCTCTCCAAAGAAAGCTCGGGAACCCTGCTTGTTGAACAAGTCCCGGCAGCACAAATCAGAAAGAGCCCCCGAGTCCCCTGCAGCCCCGCCAGTGCCCCCTGAAGCTCGCCGACTGATAGTGAACAAGAATGCCGGGGAGACACTGCTGCAGAGAGCAGCCCGGCTTGGCTACAAG GATGTGGTGATGTACTGCCTGCAGAAGGAAAACAACGATGTCAACCACAGGGACAACGCAGGCTACACAGCCCTGCACGAGGCCTGCGCTCGCGGCTGGGTGGACATCCTACAGCTCTTGCTGGAGCATGGTGCAAACGTGAACTGCAGTGCGCAGGATGGCACCAG GCCTGTCCATGACGCTGCAGCAAATGACAACCTGGAGATCATGTGGCTCCTGCTTTCTTACGGTGCTGACCCAACCCTGGCTACATATTCGGGGCAGACTGCCCTGAAGCTGGCCAGCAGcgaaaacatgaaaaacttccttaATG ATTACCTCTTGGATCTGCAGGGTCGAGCTGAAGGAGACCCCCATACAGCCTGGGATTTTTACAGCAGCACTATATTAG AGGGGAAAGATAAAATCAGCTGTGACCTTCTGCTCAACCCTCCTGGGAGCTCTGATCAGGAGGAAGATGAGCAGGACTCGGACCACCTAATGTTTGAGTTCTCCGACAAGCCGCTGCTCCCCTGCTACAACCTGGAAGTGTCTGTCTCCAGGGG GCCCTGCAACTGGTTCCTCTTCTCGGACGTGCTGAAGCAGCTGAAGCTCTCATCCCGCATCTTCCAGGCCCGCTTCCCACACTTCGAGGTGACCACCCTGCCCAAGGTGGAGTTCCAGCGCCAGGTGTCATTGAGCCAGGTGCTGGCCCCAGAAGAAATCCAGGAGCACATGGCGCCCCCCTTGGCTCTGTGCGCTGCAGAGACGGTGGAGCTGGTGCGCCACGAGCCGGAGTTGGCTCAGCTGCTGGGCTCAGAGGTGATGTTGGAGGCCTGGAGCAGCTGA